In Firmicutes bacterium ASF500, a single genomic region encodes these proteins:
- the bceA gene encoding Bacitracin export ATP-binding protein BceA, protein MSEILTVTDLRKVYGKGGAVTRALDGVSLSLEAGEFVGVMGPSGSGKTTLLNCVSTIDRPSAGSIVIDGKELTRLKGRELAKFRRERLGFIFQDCNLLDTLTTYENIALSLSIVKAPAQKIDRRVREMADFLGIADCLNKYPYQMSGGQQQRCAAARAMVTHPALVLADEPTGALDSKSSQLLLDRLEELNMELGATILMVTHDAFTASCCRRVVFLRDGRLFLELHRGNDSRKTFFQKIIRVVTEMGGGMADVL, encoded by the coding sequence ATGTCTGAGATTTTAACGGTAACGGACCTGAGAAAGGTCTACGGCAAGGGCGGGGCGGTCACCCGGGCCCTGGACGGGGTATCCCTGTCCCTGGAGGCGGGGGAGTTTGTGGGGGTGATGGGCCCCTCCGGGTCTGGCAAGACCACCCTGCTCAACTGCGTATCCACCATCGACCGGCCCTCCGCCGGCTCCATCGTCATCGACGGGAAGGAGCTCACCCGGCTGAAGGGCAGGGAGCTGGCAAAATTCCGCCGGGAGCGGCTGGGGTTCATCTTTCAGGACTGCAACCTCCTGGATACCCTCACCACCTATGAGAACATCGCCCTGTCCCTGTCCATTGTGAAGGCCCCCGCCCAGAAGATCGACCGGCGGGTACGGGAGATGGCGGACTTTCTGGGCATCGCCGACTGCCTGAACAAGTACCCCTATCAGATGTCCGGGGGCCAGCAGCAGCGGTGCGCCGCCGCCCGGGCCATGGTGACCCACCCCGCCCTGGTGCTGGCCGACGAGCCTACCGGAGCCCTGGACTCCAAGTCCTCCCAGCTCCTTCTGGACCGGCTGGAGGAGCTGAACATGGAGCTGGGGGCCACCATCCTCATGGTCACCCACGACGCCTTCACCGCCAGCTGCTGCCGCCGGGTGGTCTTCCTGCGGGACGGGAGGCTCTTCCTGGAGCTCCACCGGGGGAACGACAGCCGGAAGACCTTCTTCCAAAAGATCATCCGGGTGGTCACCGAGATGGGGGGAGGGATGGCCGATGTTCTCTAA
- the bceB gene encoding Bacitracin export permease protein BceB, translating to MFSKLALRNVRRSFRDYGVYLLTLTFGVCLFYTFNSLDGQGAMVYLAKNGNPIVDAIMIFMDIFSVFVAVVLACLILYANRFLLRRRKRELGTYLLLGLSQGQVSRLLFLETGLIGLISLAAGLALGVAASFGMSALTLSMFELDMSGMLALTLSPRAAGRTALYFGVIFLLVMALSGVQVSRAKLIDLIHGERKNEILKPRPLMVAVLQFVLGVICLLAAYAILLRFGMAVAVAVLPICIPMLTLGSVGTLLVFRSLSGFVMKFVQGHPGLYFKNLNVFTLRQWISKVHTTYLAQTVVCILLLLAIGITASSLGLNSTLSAMTDGEAPFDITVQNQSGDVETVDFDAVLREGGFDPGKGLAWSMDTLFYYNRKEITGVEEASGAIKVSDLNALLARQGKAAYTGPLPAPLDFGESNGLATGGLGMVCAVIPDEMAGQLDVRRQVWSADYAGEVQGETDDQLLQLVWPLSEQLALQVDTRLSIYADIMGSKILALFLGLYLGFTFLLAAAAVLALQQLSQGADNTGRYAILRRLGAEEKQVKRSATQQVALAFLLPLILALVHSAVGMKAANEVILAVGKVDSAASSLITAGVILVVYGGYFLATALACRRMAKNA from the coding sequence ATGTTCTCTAAGCTGGCCCTGCGCAACGTGCGCCGGTCCTTCCGGGACTACGGGGTGTACCTCCTCACCCTCACCTTCGGCGTCTGCCTGTTCTACACCTTCAACTCCCTGGACGGCCAGGGGGCTATGGTCTACCTGGCTAAAAACGGCAACCCCATCGTGGACGCCATCATGATCTTTATGGACATCTTCTCCGTCTTTGTGGCGGTGGTGCTGGCCTGCCTGATTTTGTACGCCAACCGCTTTCTCCTCCGGCGGCGGAAGCGGGAGCTGGGCACCTACCTCCTCCTGGGCCTGAGCCAGGGCCAGGTGTCCCGGCTGCTGTTCCTGGAGACGGGGCTCATCGGGCTCATCTCCCTGGCCGCCGGGCTGGCCCTGGGGGTGGCGGCCAGCTTCGGCATGTCCGCCCTCACCCTGTCTATGTTTGAGCTGGATATGTCCGGGATGCTGGCCCTCACCCTCTCCCCCCGGGCGGCGGGCAGGACGGCGCTGTACTTCGGCGTGATTTTCCTGCTGGTGATGGCCCTCAGCGGGGTGCAGGTCTCCCGGGCCAAGCTCATCGACCTGATTCACGGGGAGCGGAAAAACGAAATTCTCAAGCCCCGACCCCTGATGGTGGCGGTGCTCCAGTTTGTGTTGGGGGTGATCTGCCTCCTGGCCGCCTACGCCATCCTGCTGCGCTTCGGTATGGCGGTGGCCGTGGCGGTACTGCCCATCTGTATCCCCATGCTCACCCTGGGCAGTGTGGGCACTCTGCTGGTGTTCCGGTCCCTGTCCGGCTTTGTGATGAAGTTCGTCCAGGGCCACCCGGGGCTGTATTTTAAAAACCTGAACGTGTTCACCCTGCGCCAGTGGATCAGCAAGGTCCACACCACCTACCTGGCCCAGACCGTGGTGTGCATCCTCCTGCTGCTGGCCATCGGCATCACCGCCAGCTCCCTGGGCCTCAACTCCACCCTGTCCGCTATGACCGACGGGGAGGCCCCCTTTGACATCACCGTACAGAACCAGTCGGGGGACGTGGAGACAGTTGACTTTGACGCCGTCCTTCGGGAGGGGGGCTTTGACCCCGGCAAAGGGCTGGCCTGGAGCATGGATACCCTGTTCTATTACAACAGGAAGGAAATTACAGGCGTTGAGGAAGCCTCGGGGGCCATCAAGGTGTCCGACCTGAACGCCCTTCTGGCCCGTCAGGGCAAAGCTGCCTACACCGGCCCTCTGCCCGCTCCGCTGGACTTTGGTGAGTCCAACGGCCTGGCTACCGGGGGACTGGGCATGGTCTGCGCCGTCATCCCCGACGAGATGGCCGGACAGCTGGATGTCCGCCGTCAGGTGTGGTCCGCCGACTATGCCGGAGAGGTCCAGGGGGAGACGGATGATCAGCTCCTCCAGCTGGTTTGGCCGCTGAGCGAACAGCTGGCCCTACAGGTGGACACCCGGCTGTCCATCTACGCTGACATAATGGGCAGTAAAATTCTGGCCCTGTTCCTGGGGCTGTATCTGGGCTTTACCTTCCTTCTGGCCGCGGCGGCGGTGCTGGCCCTCCAGCAGCTGAGCCAGGGAGCGGACAACACCGGACGGTACGCCATCCTCCGCCGCCTGGGGGCTGAGGAGAAGCAGGTGAAGCGGTCCGCCACCCAACAGGTGGCCCTGGCCTTCCTCCTGCCTTTGATCCTGGCCCTGGTCCACTCCGCCGTGGGCATGAAGGCCGCTAACGAGGTCATTCTGGCTGTGGGCAAGGTGGACAGCGCCGCCAGCTCCCTTATCACCGCCGGCGTCATTCTGGTGGTCTACGGCGGCTACTTCCTCGCCACCGCCCTGGCCTGTAGGAGAATGGCGAAGAATGCGTAG
- the gapA gene encoding Glyceraldehyde-3-phosphate dehydrogenase A, translated as MSIKVGINGFGRIGRMVFRASLNHPEIEIVGINDLCPADYLAYMLKYDTMHGICTAEVSYTDSAIVVNGKSIPIFAEREPKNIPWGKLEAEYVVESTGLFLTQEKSQGHLDAGAKKVVMSAPSKDATPMFVCGVNLDKYTPDMNFVSNASCTTNCLAPIAKVLNDNWGITDGLMTTVHSTTATQKTVDGPSLKDWRGGRAAAGNIIPSSTGAAKAVGKVIPELNGKLTGMSMRVPTLDVSVVDLTVNLAKPAKYEEICAAMKAASEGELKGVLGYTEEAVVSSDFLGDTRTSIFDKDAGIALTDTFVKVVSWYDNEIGYSNKVLELIKHMYSVDHK; from the coding sequence ATGAGCATCAAAGTTGGCATCAATGGTTTTGGCCGCATCGGCCGTATGGTGTTCCGCGCCAGCCTGAATCACCCCGAGATCGAGATCGTGGGGATCAACGATCTGTGCCCCGCCGACTACCTGGCTTATATGCTGAAGTATGACACGATGCACGGCATCTGCACCGCCGAGGTCAGCTACACCGACAGCGCCATCGTGGTCAACGGCAAGTCCATTCCCATCTTCGCCGAGCGCGAGCCCAAGAACATCCCCTGGGGCAAGCTGGAGGCCGAGTACGTCGTGGAGTCCACCGGCCTGTTCCTGACCCAGGAGAAGAGCCAGGGCCACCTGGACGCCGGCGCCAAGAAGGTCGTCATGTCCGCCCCCTCCAAGGACGCTACCCCCATGTTCGTGTGCGGCGTCAACCTGGACAAGTACACCCCCGACATGAACTTCGTGTCCAACGCCTCCTGCACCACCAACTGCCTGGCCCCCATCGCCAAGGTCCTGAATGACAACTGGGGCATCACCGACGGCCTGATGACCACCGTTCACTCCACCACCGCCACCCAGAAGACCGTTGACGGCCCCTCCCTGAAGGATTGGCGCGGAGGCCGCGCCGCCGCCGGCAACATCATCCCCTCCTCCACCGGCGCCGCCAAGGCCGTGGGCAAGGTTATCCCCGAGCTGAACGGCAAGCTGACCGGTATGTCCATGCGCGTTCCCACCTTGGACGTGTCCGTGGTGGACCTGACCGTCAACCTGGCTAAGCCCGCCAAGTACGAGGAGATCTGCGCCGCTATGAAGGCCGCCTCCGAGGGTGAGCTGAAGGGCGTTCTGGGCTACACCGAGGAGGCCGTCGTCTCCTCCGACTTCCTGGGCGATACCCGCACCTCCATCTTCGACAAGGACGCCGGCATCGCTCTGACCGATACCTTCGTCAAGGTCGTGTCCTGGTACGACAACGAGATCGGCTACTCCAACAAGGTGCTGGAGCTCATCAAGCACATGTACTCTGTTGACCACAAGTAA
- the trmO gene encoding tRNA (adenine(37)-N6)-methyltransferase, protein MEIIPIAHIRSDFSEKFGIPRQSGLVEELTADVVFTPEFREPAALRGIDGFSHLWLIWEFSKARREGWSPTVRPPRLGGNARLGVFATRSPFRPNPIGLSCVRLLEVRQDRALGPVLTVSGADLMDGTPIYDIKPYLPYADCKPDAAGGFASQPKEASLEVDCPPTLLARIPEEKRPALLAVLAQDPRPQYQNDPARIYGMSFAGLEVRFQVAEGRLMVTEIL, encoded by the coding sequence ATGGAAATCATTCCCATCGCCCATATTCGAAGCGATTTTTCAGAAAAGTTCGGCATCCCCCGTCAGAGCGGCCTGGTGGAGGAGCTCACCGCCGACGTGGTGTTCACGCCGGAATTTCGAGAGCCCGCCGCCCTCCGGGGCATCGACGGTTTTTCCCACCTCTGGCTCATCTGGGAGTTTTCAAAGGCCCGGCGGGAGGGCTGGTCCCCCACCGTCCGCCCGCCCCGGCTGGGGGGAAACGCCCGACTGGGGGTGTTCGCCACCCGCTCCCCCTTCCGGCCCAACCCCATCGGCCTCAGCTGCGTCCGCCTGCTGGAGGTCCGCCAGGACCGGGCGCTGGGGCCCGTCCTCACCGTGTCCGGCGCTGACCTGATGGACGGCACCCCCATCTACGACATCAAACCCTACCTCCCCTACGCCGACTGCAAGCCCGACGCCGCGGGCGGCTTCGCCTCCCAGCCCAAGGAGGCCAGCTTGGAGGTGGACTGCCCTCCGACGCTCCTGGCCCGCATCCCGGAGGAGAAGCGCCCCGCCCTGCTGGCCGTCCTGGCCCAGGACCCCCGGCCCCAGTATCAAAACGACCCGGCGCGAATTTATGGCATGTCCTTCGCCGGCCTGGAGGTCAGGTTCCAGGTGGCGGAGGGGCGGCTGATGGTGACGGAGATTTTGTAG
- a CDS encoding Single-stranded DNA-binding protein: protein MLNKIFIMGRLTRDPELRRTQTGTPVASFSLAVDRDFKDKSTGERATDFIDVVAWRQTAEFVSRYFTKGRMAVVEGRLQIRDWTDKEGGKRRSAEVIADNIYFGDSKRDGDGGGYAPSYSQGGGYSTPAAPRGDSFGGYGDPPADGDQFAELSTDDGNLPF, encoded by the coding sequence GTGCTGAACAAGATCTTCATCATGGGCCGTCTCACCCGGGACCCGGAGCTGAGACGGACCCAGACTGGAACGCCGGTGGCCTCCTTCTCCCTGGCCGTTGACCGGGATTTTAAGGACAAGTCCACCGGCGAGCGGGCCACCGACTTCATCGACGTGGTGGCCTGGCGTCAGACCGCCGAGTTTGTCAGCCGCTATTTCACCAAGGGCCGTATGGCCGTGGTGGAGGGCCGGCTCCAGATCCGCGACTGGACCGACAAGGAGGGCGGCAAGCGCCGCTCCGCCGAGGTCATCGCGGACAACATCTACTTCGGCGACTCCAAGCGGGACGGCGACGGCGGAGGCTACGCCCCCAGCTACAGCCAGGGCGGAGGCTACTCCACCCCCGCCGCGCCCCGGGGCGACAGCTTCGGCGGCTACGGCGATCCCCCCGCGGACGGCGACCAGTTCGCCGAGCTTTCTACTGACGACGGCAATCTGCCGTTTTGA
- the mdtK gene encoding Multidrug resistance protein MdtK, translated as MTKDLTAGNPMRLILGFALPTLFGMLFQQLYNLVDAMIVGKLLGASALAAVGSTGSINFFVIGFCMGLCSGFAIPVAQRMGAGEPSQMRRYVANAAWLSILFAVVLTAGTGLLCREILTLMRTPADIFDGAYAYIFVIFMGIPSTFLYNLLAGVIRSLGDSKTPVYFLALSSFLNIALDFILILGFQAGVAGAAIATVASQGVSGLACLAYMVKHYPILRMTREERRLDLHYCGVLCGMGLPMGLQYSITAIGSIILQSSVNALGSLYVAAIAAGAKVYQLLACPFDAMGATMATYCGQNVGACKLDRLGRGIRSCSMLGLGYSIIALGAMLLFAPQCAMLFLDPREESLPVLVELTSRYIIIGAAFFFPLSLVNIVRFSIQGMGFSPFAILAGVLEMAARTGVGLWLVPVFGYTAACYASPAAWVCADLFLIPASAFCIARLRKIYPNVPGEEGPAPQPVPLKAGAHR; from the coding sequence ATGACCAAAGACCTGACCGCCGGCAATCCTATGCGGCTGATCCTGGGCTTCGCCCTGCCCACGCTGTTCGGTATGCTGTTTCAACAGCTCTATAATTTGGTGGACGCCATGATCGTGGGCAAGCTGCTGGGCGCTTCGGCGCTGGCTGCGGTGGGATCCACCGGCTCCATCAACTTCTTCGTTATCGGCTTCTGTATGGGCCTGTGCAGCGGCTTCGCCATCCCGGTGGCCCAGCGGATGGGGGCGGGGGAGCCGTCTCAGATGCGCCGCTATGTAGCCAACGCCGCCTGGCTGTCCATCCTCTTCGCCGTGGTGCTCACGGCGGGGACGGGCCTGCTCTGCCGGGAGATTCTGACGCTCATGCGCACCCCGGCGGACATCTTCGACGGGGCCTATGCCTACATCTTCGTCATCTTCATGGGCATCCCCTCCACCTTTCTCTATAACCTCCTGGCCGGAGTCATCCGCTCCCTGGGGGACAGCAAGACGCCGGTGTATTTCCTGGCTCTGTCCTCCTTCCTGAACATCGCCCTGGACTTCATCCTGATTCTGGGCTTTCAGGCCGGGGTGGCGGGGGCGGCTATCGCCACCGTGGCCTCTCAGGGGGTGTCTGGGCTGGCCTGCCTGGCTTACATGGTGAAGCACTACCCCATCCTCCGCATGACCCGGGAGGAGCGGCGGCTGGACCTCCACTACTGCGGGGTGCTCTGCGGCATGGGCCTGCCCATGGGCCTGCAATACTCCATCACCGCCATCGGCTCCATTATCCTCCAGTCCTCGGTCAACGCCCTGGGCAGTCTCTACGTGGCCGCTATCGCGGCGGGAGCCAAGGTGTATCAGCTGCTGGCCTGCCCCTTCGACGCCATGGGGGCCACGATGGCCACCTACTGCGGCCAGAATGTAGGGGCCTGCAAGCTGGACCGCCTGGGCCGAGGTATCCGCTCCTGCTCCATGCTGGGGCTGGGCTACTCCATCATCGCCCTGGGGGCTATGCTCCTCTTCGCGCCCCAGTGCGCCATGCTCTTCCTGGACCCCCGGGAGGAGTCCCTGCCCGTGCTGGTGGAGCTGACCAGCCGGTACATCATCATCGGCGCGGCCTTTTTCTTCCCCCTCTCCCTGGTGAACATCGTCCGGTTCTCCATCCAGGGCATGGGCTTCAGCCCCTTCGCCATTCTGGCCGGGGTCCTGGAGATGGCCGCCCGCACCGGAGTGGGCCTGTGGCTGGTGCCCGTTTTCGGCTACACCGCCGCCTGCTATGCCTCCCCCGCCGCCTGGGTGTGCGCCGACCTGTTCCTCATTCCGGCCAGCGCCTTCTGCATCGCCCGTCTGCGGAAGATCTACCCCAACGTCCCCGGCGAGGAGGGGCCCGCCCCTCAGCCTGTTCCCCTGAAGGCGGGAGCCCACCGGTAA
- a CDS encoding IS1182 family transposase ISBcl1, with product MVDTESLVPPEHLLRQVDAAVDFEKLYEIVEALYSEEEGRRSIDPVVLFKIVLLQHLDGNVSLRGTLRRAQTDIAYRWFLRYTLSEELPHFSTVSYNFRHRFTSETIEAVFRWILEEAGSAGALTPAAVFIDGTHIKASANLKKKMKQEVPAAAKRYQEELLAEVNADREAHGKKPLDDEEEPPKAGGKKQDNTSKKKQARRKKEAKKQKTVTVSTTDPESGMFQKGEHKRCFAYEAHTACDKSGYVLETVVTPGNVHDSVAFDDVYDKLIQSFPEVETVVADAAYKTPHICKKVFRDGRVLSTAYKRPTTMKGGHPWWSYVYDEYYDCVICPEYHILSYRTTNRDGYREYRSDPTICAQCPTRHLCTKSKSFVKTVLRHIWKGYEELADDARYTPEYKQLYARRKETIERVFADAKEKHAMRYTVYRGLAQVSNWVRLKFAAMNLKKLARWKARKRFAPPSSTPSSYILFLINVVACLVMKPDRAFFDKLRGAPHQSGSSSL from the coding sequence ATGGTGGACACAGAAAGCCTGGTGCCGCCCGAACATCTATTGCGGCAGGTGGATGCAGCGGTAGATTTCGAGAAATTGTACGAAATCGTGGAGGCGTTGTACAGCGAAGAAGAGGGCCGGCGGAGCATCGACCCAGTGGTGCTATTCAAAATCGTATTGCTGCAGCATCTGGATGGGAATGTATCTTTGCGGGGAACGTTGCGCAGAGCCCAGACAGATATAGCATACCGGTGGTTTTTGCGATACACGCTGAGTGAGGAGCTGCCCCATTTTTCCACGGTGAGTTACAACTTCCGGCACCGGTTTACTTCAGAAACCATAGAGGCAGTATTTCGATGGATATTGGAGGAGGCGGGCAGTGCGGGAGCACTGACCCCGGCGGCGGTATTTATAGATGGGACACACATCAAAGCCAGCGCAAATCTGAAGAAGAAAATGAAGCAGGAAGTACCGGCAGCGGCAAAACGATACCAGGAAGAACTGCTGGCGGAAGTGAACGCGGACCGGGAGGCTCATGGAAAAAAGCCACTGGATGATGAAGAAGAACCACCCAAAGCTGGAGGGAAGAAACAGGACAATACCTCAAAAAAGAAGCAGGCCCGGAGGAAGAAAGAGGCGAAAAAGCAGAAAACAGTAACGGTATCCACCACAGACCCGGAGAGTGGAATGTTCCAAAAAGGGGAGCACAAGCGGTGCTTTGCTTATGAGGCCCATACCGCCTGTGACAAGAGCGGTTACGTATTGGAAACAGTGGTCACCCCCGGAAATGTCCATGACAGCGTGGCGTTTGACGATGTTTACGACAAATTGATTCAATCGTTTCCAGAGGTGGAAACAGTGGTGGCAGATGCCGCCTACAAGACCCCGCATATTTGCAAAAAGGTATTTCGAGATGGCCGGGTATTGTCTACAGCCTACAAGCGGCCCACGACGATGAAGGGTGGACATCCCTGGTGGTCTTACGTCTACGATGAATATTATGACTGCGTGATCTGCCCAGAATACCACATCCTGTCCTACCGCACCACCAACCGGGATGGATACCGTGAATACCGCAGCGATCCGACAATTTGTGCCCAGTGCCCCACCCGGCATTTATGTACAAAATCCAAAAGCTTCGTAAAGACTGTCCTGCGGCACATCTGGAAGGGCTATGAGGAACTGGCCGATGATGCCAGGTACACCCCGGAGTACAAGCAGCTCTATGCAAGGCGCAAAGAGACCATTGAGCGAGTTTTTGCCGATGCAAAAGAAAAACACGCCATGCGCTATACCGTTTACCGTGGTCTGGCCCAGGTTTCCAACTGGGTGAGGCTTAAATTTGCTGCCATGAACCTCAAAAAGTTGGCAAGATGGAAAGCCAGAAAGCGCTTTGCTCCGCCTTCCTCCACACCCTCCTCCTACATTTTATTCCTCATTAACGTTGTGGCCTGTCTGGTAATGAAGCCAGACAGGGCATTTTTCGACAAGCTGAGAGGAGCTCCCCATCAATCGGGGAGCTCCTCTCTTTGA
- the sigM gene encoding ECF RNA polymerase sigma factor SigM, with protein MNDALTLFQRYKDPVYRLALSMTGSPADAEDVCQTVFLKLLEKRPDLPPERERAWLLQVTANQCRSLWRWTRRRSTVPLDEALSVAAPQAETLLRQVMALPSKDRAVLYLHYYEGFSTREVGDMLHISQSAVTTRLLRARKKLKEILVEDCLYEA; from the coding sequence ATGAACGATGCCCTGACACTCTTCCAGCGGTATAAGGACCCGGTCTACCGGCTGGCCCTGTCCATGACGGGCTCTCCCGCCGACGCGGAGGATGTGTGTCAGACGGTATTTCTCAAGCTGCTGGAAAAAAGGCCGGACCTGCCGCCGGAGCGGGAAAGAGCGTGGCTGCTCCAGGTGACGGCCAACCAGTGCCGCAGTCTCTGGCGGTGGACCCGCCGCCGGTCCACCGTCCCGTTGGACGAGGCGCTGTCTGTGGCCGCGCCCCAGGCGGAGACGCTACTGCGCCAGGTGATGGCTCTGCCCTCCAAGGACCGGGCGGTGCTCTACCTCCACTACTACGAGGGATTTTCCACCCGGGAGGTGGGGGACATGCTCCATATCAGCCAGAGCGCCGTCACCACCCGGCTGCTGCGGGCCCGGAAAAAGCTGAAAGAAATTTTGGTGGAGGATTGTCTGTATGAAGCGTGA
- the opuE gene encoding Osmoregulated proline transporter OpuE, whose protein sequence is MTTAQVCIMGTIILYLCFVIFTGVMIGRRSKKSAEGFYLGGRGMGPLVTAMSAEASDMSSYLLMGIPGLAYLSGVADASWTAIGLAAGTYLNFLLVAKRLRRYSVKLDAITIPSFISKRYGEKKPVIMCISALIILIFFVPYVASGLAAIGKLFNSLFGWDYMTAVIIGAIVIISYTSVGGFSAVATMDLIQSVIMTIALAIIVVFGIVQAGGMDAVLDHARTLPGFLSFGETYNAAAGSAEPYGFIRIVSMMAWGLGYFGMPHILVRFMAIRDENELKLSRRIASVWVVISMGVAVFIGIVGHAVSAAGRIPFLEGSATETVIVKLSDLLSGYGIFPAIVAGCILAGILAATMSTADSQLLAASSAFSENLVQNVFGIKLTQKQTMLTARLTVVVIAIIAMFLASDPDSNVFQIVSFAWAGFGAAFGPAMLCALFWKRSNRQGIMAGLVAGGVMIFVWKFLVKPLGGIWNIYELLPAFLVALAAIVVVSLLTPAPEAEVVKAFEEYDK, encoded by the coding sequence ATGACAACTGCGCAAGTCTGTATCATGGGGACCATCATCCTCTATCTCTGTTTCGTCATTTTCACCGGCGTGATGATCGGCCGCCGGTCCAAAAAGAGCGCCGAGGGCTTCTACCTGGGCGGCCGGGGGATGGGCCCTCTGGTCACCGCTATGAGCGCCGAGGCCAGCGACATGAGCAGCTATCTGCTGATGGGCATACCCGGCCTGGCCTATCTGTCCGGCGTGGCCGACGCCAGCTGGACGGCCATCGGTCTGGCGGCGGGCACCTATCTCAACTTCCTGCTGGTGGCGAAGCGCCTGCGGCGGTACAGCGTGAAGCTGGACGCCATCACCATCCCCAGCTTCATTTCCAAGCGGTACGGTGAGAAAAAGCCGGTGATTATGTGCATTTCCGCCCTGATTATCCTCATTTTCTTCGTGCCCTATGTGGCCTCCGGCCTGGCCGCCATCGGCAAGCTGTTCAACAGCCTCTTCGGCTGGGACTATATGACGGCGGTCATCATCGGCGCCATCGTCATCATCAGCTACACCTCGGTGGGCGGCTTCTCCGCCGTGGCTACCATGGACCTGATTCAGTCGGTCATTATGACCATCGCCCTGGCCATTATCGTGGTCTTCGGCATCGTCCAGGCCGGGGGCATGGACGCCGTGCTGGACCACGCCCGCACCCTGCCCGGCTTCCTCAGCTTCGGTGAGACCTACAACGCGGCTGCCGGCTCCGCCGAGCCCTACGGCTTCATCCGCATTGTGTCCATGATGGCCTGGGGTTTAGGCTATTTCGGAATGCCCCACATCCTGGTCCGCTTCATGGCTATCCGGGACGAGAACGAGCTGAAGCTGTCCCGGCGCATCGCCTCGGTGTGGGTGGTGATCTCCATGGGTGTGGCGGTGTTCATCGGCATCGTGGGTCACGCCGTCTCCGCCGCCGGGCGCATCCCCTTCCTGGAGGGCAGCGCCACGGAGACGGTGATCGTCAAGCTGTCCGACCTGCTGTCGGGCTACGGCATCTTCCCCGCCATTGTGGCCGGGTGCATTCTGGCCGGTATCCTGGCCGCCACCATGTCCACCGCCGACAGCCAGCTGCTGGCCGCCTCCTCCGCCTTCTCGGAGAATCTGGTGCAGAACGTCTTCGGCATCAAGCTGACCCAGAAGCAGACCATGCTCACCGCACGGCTCACCGTGGTGGTGATTGCCATTATCGCCATGTTCCTGGCCTCCGACCCGGACAGCAACGTGTTCCAGATCGTCTCCTTCGCCTGGGCGGGCTTCGGCGCGGCCTTCGGACCTGCTATGCTGTGCGCCCTGTTCTGGAAGCGGAGCAACCGCCAGGGCATTATGGCCGGCCTGGTGGCCGGGGGCGTGATGATCTTCGTTTGGAAGTTCCTGGTCAAGCCCCTGGGCGGCATCTGGAACATCTACGAGCTCCTGCCCGCCTTCCTGGTGGCCCTGGCCGCTATCGTGGTGGTCTCCCTGCTCACCCCCGCCCCCGAGGCTGAGGTGGTCAAAGCTTTCGAGGAATACGACAAATGA
- the rpsF gene encoding 30S ribosomal protein S6 — MAKINANYEALYILKPDLTEEQNAALIERFKGIVEANGTVSEVNEWGKRRLAYPINDLMEGYYVLMTFTAAAAVPAELDRIFRITDGVMRSMIVCKDE; from the coding sequence ATGGCAAAAATCAACGCGAACTACGAGGCGCTCTACATCCTGAAGCCCGACCTGACTGAGGAGCAGAACGCCGCCCTGATCGAGCGGTTCAAGGGCATTGTAGAGGCCAACGGCACGGTGTCCGAGGTCAACGAGTGGGGCAAGCGCCGGCTGGCCTATCCCATCAACGACCTGATGGAGGGCTACTATGTGCTGATGACCTTCACCGCCGCCGCCGCCGTCCCCGCTGAGCTGGACCGTATTTTCCGGATCACCGACGGCGTGATGCGCTCCATGATCGTCTGCAAGGACGAGTAA